One window of the Salvia splendens isolate huo1 chromosome 1, SspV2, whole genome shotgun sequence genome contains the following:
- the LOC121741777 gene encoding homeobox-leucine zipper protein REVOLUTA-like isoform X3, whose product MAMVAQHHREGETINTHLDSGKYVRYTAEQVEALERVYSECPKPSSLRRQQLIRECPILCNIESKQIKVWFQNRRCREKQRNESTRLQSVNRKLSAMNKLLMEENDRLQKQVSQLVCENGYMRQHLQTASVPTTDASSESAATTPQHSLRDANNPAGLLSIAEETLAEFLSKATGTAVDWVQMPGMKPGPDSVGIFSISQRRGGVAARACGLVSLIPSKIAEILKDRPSWFRDCRSQEIFTIFPAGNGGTIELLHTQTYAPTTLAPARDFWTLRYTTSLENGSLVHLKVCETSLSGTGAGPSAAAASQFIRAEMLPSGYLIRPCEDGGSIMHIVDHLNLQAWSVPEVLRPLYESSKVVAQKMTISALRYVRQIAQETSGEVVYGLGRQPAVLRTFTQRLSRGFNDAINGFNDDGWSILNCDGAEDVVVATNSAKNLTTASVLCVKASMLLQNVPPAVLIRFLREHRSEWADFNVDAYAAMSLKSRACSYPKMRPTRFTGTQIIMPLGQTIEHEEMLEVVRLEGHSLTHEDAFSSRDVHLLQMCSGVDENSVGACSELIFAPIDEMFPDDAPLLPSGFRIIPLDSKSGDSRDLLASHKTLDLTSSLEVGPTASHGAENAGSSYNARSVLTIAFQFQFESNLHDNVATMARQYVRSVISSVQRVATAIYPSGLSPTAGPKVSPVSPEAQTLAHWICQSFSFHMGTELLRSESTGGGSVLKTLWHHQDAILCCSMK is encoded by the exons ATGGCCATGGTGGCGCAGCATCATAGAGAGGGAGAAACCATAAATACGCATCTGGATTCCGGCAAGTATGTAAGGTACACGGCTGAACAGGTGGAGGCGTTGGAGAGGGTTTACTCCGAGTGCCCTAAGCCCTCCTCCTTGCGCCGCCAGCAGCTCATCAGGGAATGCCCCATTCTCTGCAACATTGAGTCCAAACAGATCAAAGTCTGGTTCCAGAACCGCAG GTGTCGAGAGAAGCAGCGGAATGAATCCACCAGGCTTCAGAGTGTCAACAGAAAATTGAGTGCCATGAATAAGCTATTGATGGAGGAAAACGATCGTCTGCAGAAGCAGGTTTCTCAGCTGGTTTGCGAGAATGGGTATATGCGCCAACACTTGCAAACT GCATCTGTACCGACCACTGATGCCAGTTCCGAGTCAGCGGCCACGACCCCACAGCATTCTCTTAGAGATGCTAACAATCCTGCTGG ACTCCTCTCTATTGCTGAGGAGACCTTGGCGGAATTCCTCTCAAAGGCTACAGGAACTGCTGTTGATTGGGTCCAGATGCCTGGGATGAAG CCTGGTCCGGATTCGGTTGGAATATTTTCCATTTCGCAGCGTCGGGGTGGAGTGGCAGCTCGAGCTTGTGGTCTTGTTAGTTTGATACCTTCCAAG ATTGCTGAGATCCTTAAAGATCGTCCATCTTGGTTTCGTGACTGTCGAAGCCAAGAGATTTTCACTATTTTTCCTGCTGGAAATGGAGGGACCATCGAGCTCTTACATACACAG ACATATGCACCGACTACTCTGGCTCCAGCTCGTGATTTTTGGACTCTAAGATACACAACCTCATTGGAGAATGGTAGCCTCGTG CATTTGAAGGTATGTGAGACATCACTTTCTGGTACTGGGGCTGGGCCATCTGCAGCTGCTGCATCACAATTTATCAGAGCTGAAATGCTTCCGTCTGGATATTTGATTCGGCCTTGTGAGGATGGAGGGTCAATTATGCACATCGTAGATCACCTTAATCTCCAG GCATGGAGCGTGCCAGAAGTATTGCGGCCGCTTTATGAATCATCAAAAGTTGTGGCGCAGAAAATGACAATCTCG GCGCTAAGATATGTTCGGCAGATAGCCCAGGAGACAAGTGGGGAAGTAGTATATGGTCTCGGTCGGCAGCCTGCTGTTTTGCGGACCTTCACCCAGAGATTAAGCAG AGGCTTTAATGATGCTATTAACGGATTCAATGATGACGGGTGGTCGATATTAAATTGTGATGGTGCTGAAGATGTAGTAGTTGCCACTAATTCAGCCAAGAATCTAACTACTGCAAGTGTTCTCTGTGTAAAAGCATCTATGCTGCTTCAG AATGTCCCTCCAGCTGTGCTAATTCGCTTTTTGAGGGAGCATCGATCAGAGTGGGCGGACTTCAATGTTGATGCCTATGCTGCCATGTCATTGAAGTCACGTGCATGCTCATATCCTAAAATGAGGCCGACGAGATTCACCGGAACCCAAATAATCATGCCTTTGGGTCAAACGATTGAACATGAAGAG ATGCTTGAAGTTGTTCGTTTGGAAGGCCACTCGCTTACTCATGAGGATGCTTTTTCATCCAGGGACGTTCATCTTCTACAG ATGTGCAGTGGGGTTGATGAGAATTCTGTGGGAGCCTGCTCGGAGCTTATTTTTGCACCCATTGACGAGATGTTTCCAGATGATGCACCGCTGCTGCCTTCTGGTTTCCGCATAATCCCACTTGATTCAAAATCA GGCGACTCACGTGATTTATTGGCCTCGCACAAGACACTAGATTTGACATCGAGCCTCGAAGTTGGCCCAACAGCCAGCCATGGTGCAGAAAATGCAGGGTCATCTTACAATGCACGATCAGTGTTGACTATTGCTTTCCAATTCCAATTCGAGAGCAATTTACATGACAATGTTGCCACAATGGCTCGTCAGTATGTCCGTAGCGTGATCTCCTCAGTGCAGAGGGTTGCCACAGCCATTTATCCATCGGGGTTGAGCCCAACAGCCGGGCCAAAGGTGTCTCCGGTCTCTCCTGAAGCTCAAACGCTCGCACATTGGATATGCCAGAGCTTTAG CTTCCATATGGGAACCGAGTTGCTAAGATCCGAATCTACAGGCGGCGGCTCAGTATTGAAGACGCTTTGGCATCACCAGGATGCCATCTTATGCTGCTCCATGAAG TAG
- the LOC121741799 gene encoding double-stranded RNA-binding protein 2-like, with amino-acid sequence MYKNQLQELAQRSCFSLPSYTCIREGPDHAPRFKAVVNFNGDTFESPHFCSNLRLAEHAAAEAALTSLSSRGPSHSLAARILDETGVYKNLLQEIAQRVGSPLPRYTICRSGLGHLPVFTGIVELAGITFQGEPAKNKKQAEKNAALAAWLSLKQLAQKDAGSSLEHENNEEQEQIKIARALQNYRMKERIGVANSRNITVPFLQNNSVPTPRPSSPQRPPMSASKILPLFCQKTASRSRPSSIINNTIPPRPPSPEVGTTHTQRYPTIGAAPYIPVNQYRTPYHGIAPPVTMRTSVPVFSAPPLPPPAAQVMHCRPSGVVPPVRIRQAVPVSSALKPPSVSAAEADRTCDVDESTAIKCLEQLEI; translated from the exons ATGTACAAGAACCAGCTACAGGAGCTGGCGCAGAGGAGTTGCTTCAGCCTTCCATCCTACACCTGCATAAGAGAGGGCCCCGACCATGCGCCGCGCTTCAAGGCTGTCGTCAACTTCAACGGCGATACCTTCGAGAGCCCCCACTTCTGCTCCAACCTCCGCCTCGCCGAGCACGCCGCCGCCGAGGCCGCCCTCACCTCCCTCTCCTCCCGCGGCCCCTCCCATTCCCTCGCCGCCCGCATCCTC GATGAAACAGGGGTTTATAAGAACCTCCTGCAAGAGATTGCGCAGAGAGTTGGATCTCCATTGCCTCGCTACACAATTTGTCGATCTGGTTTAGGACATCTACCCGTCTTCACGGGAATCGTGGAATTGGCAGGAATCACGTTTCAGGGAGAACCTGCTAAGAATAAAAAGCAAGCGGAGAAGAATGCTGCACTTGCAGCTTGGCTGTCTTTAAAACAAT TGGCACAGAAAGATGCAGGTTCTTCACTTGAACACGAAAATAATGAGGAACAGGAACAGATAAAAATAGCAAGGGCCTTGCAGAACTACCGGATGAAGGAAAGGATAGGCGTGGCTAACTCAAGGAACATCACAGTACCATTTCTACAAAACAATTCAGTTCCAACTCCTCGTCCCTCTAGTCCACAGCGCCCTCCAATGTCCGCATCCAAAATCCTCCCTTTATTCTGCCAGAAAACTGCTTCTCGGAGCAGGCCATCGTCTATCATAAACAACACAATACCTCCCCGTCCTCCATCACCAGAAGTTGGGACTACACATACTCAGAGGTATCCTACTATTGGGGCAGCTCCTTACATTCCTGTCAACCAATACAGGACACCTTACCATGGGATTGCTCCGCCAGTTACAATGAGAACATCAGTGCCAGTTTTCTCAGCACCACCACTTCCACCACCTGCTGCCCAGGTGATGCATTGCCGACCAAGTGGAGTAGTCCCACCAGTACGTATAAGGCAGGCCGTTCCTGTTTCCTCAGCCCTTAAACCACCATCTGTCTCAGCTGCTGAAGCTGACAGAACTTGTGATGTTGATGAATCTACTGCCATAAAATGCTTGGAGCAACTCGAGATTTGA
- the LOC121741791 gene encoding CASP-like protein 5A2, with protein sequence MNLSQGAVHPVEAPPLQTEGAGNVPLPRVRMKDLQGLPGTVGGLVPRGCQFLSAAVALAVMATTTDFPSVTAFCYLVAATGLQSIWSIVLGITDAYALLVGRRLQNPRAVRLFAVGDGVTSNLTFAAACASAGITVLIGNDLGSFGKNHCTEFETATAMAFLSWFAALPSC encoded by the exons ATGAATTTGAGTCAGGGAGCGGTGCATCCAGTGGAGGCGCCGCCGTTGCAGACGGAGGGTGCGGGGAACGTGCCACTGCCTCGCGTGCGGATGAAGGATCTCCAAGGCTTGCCGGGGACGGTCGGAGGTCTAGTGCCGCGCGGGTGTCAGTTTCTGTCCGCGGCGGTGGCGCTCGCCGTCATGGCAACCACCACTGACTTCCCGTCTGTCACCGCCTTCTG CTACCTTGTTGCTGCTACTGGTTTGCAGAGCATATGGAGCATTGTATTAGGAATTACCGATGCCTATGCACTTCTTGTAGGACGCCGTTTGCAGAATCCTCGAGCGGTTAGGTTATTTGCTGTTGGTGATGGG GTTACTTCTAACTTAACTTTTGCTGCAGCCTGTGCATCAGCAGGCATTACTGTTCTGATTGGGAATGATTTGGGCTCCTTTGGTAAAAATCATTGCACAGAATTTGAAACTGCTACAGCTATGGCCTTCCTCAGTTGGTTTGCTGCATTACCTTCTTGTTAA
- the LOC121741777 gene encoding homeobox-leucine zipper protein REVOLUTA-like isoform X2, translating to MAMVAQHHREGETINTHLDSGKYVRYTAEQVEALERVYSECPKPSSLRRQQLIRECPILCNIESKQIKVWFQNRRCREKQRNESTRLQSVNRKLSAMNKLLMEENDRLQKQVSQLVCENGYMRQHLQTASVPTTDASSESAATTPQHSLRDANNPAGLLSIAEETLAEFLSKATGTAVDWVQMPGMKPGPDSVGIFSISQRRGGVAARACGLVSLIPSKIAEILKDRPSWFRDCRSQEIFTIFPAGNGGTIELLHTQTYAPTTLAPARDFWTLRYTTSLENGSLVVCETSLSGTGAGPSAAAASQFIRAEMLPSGYLIRPCEDGGSIMHIVDHLNLQAWSVPEVLRPLYESSKVVAQKMTISALRYVRQIAQETSGEVVYGLGRQPAVLRTFTQRLSRGFNDAINGFNDDGWSILNCDGAEDVVVATNSAKNLTTASVLCVKASMLLQNVPPAVLIRFLREHRSEWADFNVDAYAAMSLKSRACSYPKMRPTRFTGTQIIMPLGQTIEHEEMLEVVRLEGHSLTHEDAFSSRDVHLLQMCSGVDENSVGACSELIFAPIDEMFPDDAPLLPSGFRIIPLDSKSGDSRDLLASHKTLDLTSSLEVGPTASHGAENAGSSYNARSVLTIAFQFQFESNLHDNVATMARQYVRSVISSVQRVATAIYPSGLSPTAGPKVSPVSPEAQTLAHWICQSFSFHMGTELLRSESTGGGSVLKTLWHHQDAILCCSMKALPVFVFANQAGLDMLETTLVSLQDIALDKIFDDSGRKALFLEFAKIMQEGFACLPGGICTSTMGRHVSYEQAIAWKVFVEEESSSVHCLALSFVNWSFI from the exons ATGGCCATGGTGGCGCAGCATCATAGAGAGGGAGAAACCATAAATACGCATCTGGATTCCGGCAAGTATGTAAGGTACACGGCTGAACAGGTGGAGGCGTTGGAGAGGGTTTACTCCGAGTGCCCTAAGCCCTCCTCCTTGCGCCGCCAGCAGCTCATCAGGGAATGCCCCATTCTCTGCAACATTGAGTCCAAACAGATCAAAGTCTGGTTCCAGAACCGCAG GTGTCGAGAGAAGCAGCGGAATGAATCCACCAGGCTTCAGAGTGTCAACAGAAAATTGAGTGCCATGAATAAGCTATTGATGGAGGAAAACGATCGTCTGCAGAAGCAGGTTTCTCAGCTGGTTTGCGAGAATGGGTATATGCGCCAACACTTGCAAACT GCATCTGTACCGACCACTGATGCCAGTTCCGAGTCAGCGGCCACGACCCCACAGCATTCTCTTAGAGATGCTAACAATCCTGCTGG ACTCCTCTCTATTGCTGAGGAGACCTTGGCGGAATTCCTCTCAAAGGCTACAGGAACTGCTGTTGATTGGGTCCAGATGCCTGGGATGAAG CCTGGTCCGGATTCGGTTGGAATATTTTCCATTTCGCAGCGTCGGGGTGGAGTGGCAGCTCGAGCTTGTGGTCTTGTTAGTTTGATACCTTCCAAG ATTGCTGAGATCCTTAAAGATCGTCCATCTTGGTTTCGTGACTGTCGAAGCCAAGAGATTTTCACTATTTTTCCTGCTGGAAATGGAGGGACCATCGAGCTCTTACATACACAG ACATATGCACCGACTACTCTGGCTCCAGCTCGTGATTTTTGGACTCTAAGATACACAACCTCATTGGAGAATGGTAGCCTCGTG GTATGTGAGACATCACTTTCTGGTACTGGGGCTGGGCCATCTGCAGCTGCTGCATCACAATTTATCAGAGCTGAAATGCTTCCGTCTGGATATTTGATTCGGCCTTGTGAGGATGGAGGGTCAATTATGCACATCGTAGATCACCTTAATCTCCAG GCATGGAGCGTGCCAGAAGTATTGCGGCCGCTTTATGAATCATCAAAAGTTGTGGCGCAGAAAATGACAATCTCG GCGCTAAGATATGTTCGGCAGATAGCCCAGGAGACAAGTGGGGAAGTAGTATATGGTCTCGGTCGGCAGCCTGCTGTTTTGCGGACCTTCACCCAGAGATTAAGCAG AGGCTTTAATGATGCTATTAACGGATTCAATGATGACGGGTGGTCGATATTAAATTGTGATGGTGCTGAAGATGTAGTAGTTGCCACTAATTCAGCCAAGAATCTAACTACTGCAAGTGTTCTCTGTGTAAAAGCATCTATGCTGCTTCAG AATGTCCCTCCAGCTGTGCTAATTCGCTTTTTGAGGGAGCATCGATCAGAGTGGGCGGACTTCAATGTTGATGCCTATGCTGCCATGTCATTGAAGTCACGTGCATGCTCATATCCTAAAATGAGGCCGACGAGATTCACCGGAACCCAAATAATCATGCCTTTGGGTCAAACGATTGAACATGAAGAG ATGCTTGAAGTTGTTCGTTTGGAAGGCCACTCGCTTACTCATGAGGATGCTTTTTCATCCAGGGACGTTCATCTTCTACAG ATGTGCAGTGGGGTTGATGAGAATTCTGTGGGAGCCTGCTCGGAGCTTATTTTTGCACCCATTGACGAGATGTTTCCAGATGATGCACCGCTGCTGCCTTCTGGTTTCCGCATAATCCCACTTGATTCAAAATCA GGCGACTCACGTGATTTATTGGCCTCGCACAAGACACTAGATTTGACATCGAGCCTCGAAGTTGGCCCAACAGCCAGCCATGGTGCAGAAAATGCAGGGTCATCTTACAATGCACGATCAGTGTTGACTATTGCTTTCCAATTCCAATTCGAGAGCAATTTACATGACAATGTTGCCACAATGGCTCGTCAGTATGTCCGTAGCGTGATCTCCTCAGTGCAGAGGGTTGCCACAGCCATTTATCCATCGGGGTTGAGCCCAACAGCCGGGCCAAAGGTGTCTCCGGTCTCTCCTGAAGCTCAAACGCTCGCACATTGGATATGCCAGAGCTTTAG CTTCCATATGGGAACCGAGTTGCTAAGATCCGAATCTACAGGCGGCGGCTCAGTATTGAAGACGCTTTGGCATCACCAGGATGCCATCTTATGCTGCTCCATGAAG GCTCTGCCAGTTTTTGTATTTGCGAATCAGGCTGGGCTCGACATGCTGGAGACAACGCTGGTTTCTCTGCAAGACATCGCATTAGATAAGATATTTGATGACTCTGGTCGCAAAGCATTGTTCTTGGAATTCGCTAAGATCATGCAAGAG GGATTTGCTTGCTTACCTGGTGGCATTTGCACGTCAACAATGGGGCGGCATGTCTCGTACGAACAAGCCATCGCGTGGAAGGTCTTTGTGGAAGAAGAGAGCTCCTCCGTCCACTGCCTTGCTCTCTCTTTTGTCAACTGGTCATTCATTTGA
- the LOC121741777 gene encoding homeobox-leucine zipper protein REVOLUTA-like isoform X1 translates to MAMVAQHHREGETINTHLDSGKYVRYTAEQVEALERVYSECPKPSSLRRQQLIRECPILCNIESKQIKVWFQNRRCREKQRNESTRLQSVNRKLSAMNKLLMEENDRLQKQVSQLVCENGYMRQHLQTASVPTTDASSESAATTPQHSLRDANNPAGLLSIAEETLAEFLSKATGTAVDWVQMPGMKPGPDSVGIFSISQRRGGVAARACGLVSLIPSKIAEILKDRPSWFRDCRSQEIFTIFPAGNGGTIELLHTQTYAPTTLAPARDFWTLRYTTSLENGSLVHLKVCETSLSGTGAGPSAAAASQFIRAEMLPSGYLIRPCEDGGSIMHIVDHLNLQAWSVPEVLRPLYESSKVVAQKMTISALRYVRQIAQETSGEVVYGLGRQPAVLRTFTQRLSRGFNDAINGFNDDGWSILNCDGAEDVVVATNSAKNLTTASVLCVKASMLLQNVPPAVLIRFLREHRSEWADFNVDAYAAMSLKSRACSYPKMRPTRFTGTQIIMPLGQTIEHEEMLEVVRLEGHSLTHEDAFSSRDVHLLQMCSGVDENSVGACSELIFAPIDEMFPDDAPLLPSGFRIIPLDSKSGDSRDLLASHKTLDLTSSLEVGPTASHGAENAGSSYNARSVLTIAFQFQFESNLHDNVATMARQYVRSVISSVQRVATAIYPSGLSPTAGPKVSPVSPEAQTLAHWICQSFSFHMGTELLRSESTGGGSVLKTLWHHQDAILCCSMKALPVFVFANQAGLDMLETTLVSLQDIALDKIFDDSGRKALFLEFAKIMQEGFACLPGGICTSTMGRHVSYEQAIAWKVFVEEESSSVHCLALSFVNWSFI, encoded by the exons ATGGCCATGGTGGCGCAGCATCATAGAGAGGGAGAAACCATAAATACGCATCTGGATTCCGGCAAGTATGTAAGGTACACGGCTGAACAGGTGGAGGCGTTGGAGAGGGTTTACTCCGAGTGCCCTAAGCCCTCCTCCTTGCGCCGCCAGCAGCTCATCAGGGAATGCCCCATTCTCTGCAACATTGAGTCCAAACAGATCAAAGTCTGGTTCCAGAACCGCAG GTGTCGAGAGAAGCAGCGGAATGAATCCACCAGGCTTCAGAGTGTCAACAGAAAATTGAGTGCCATGAATAAGCTATTGATGGAGGAAAACGATCGTCTGCAGAAGCAGGTTTCTCAGCTGGTTTGCGAGAATGGGTATATGCGCCAACACTTGCAAACT GCATCTGTACCGACCACTGATGCCAGTTCCGAGTCAGCGGCCACGACCCCACAGCATTCTCTTAGAGATGCTAACAATCCTGCTGG ACTCCTCTCTATTGCTGAGGAGACCTTGGCGGAATTCCTCTCAAAGGCTACAGGAACTGCTGTTGATTGGGTCCAGATGCCTGGGATGAAG CCTGGTCCGGATTCGGTTGGAATATTTTCCATTTCGCAGCGTCGGGGTGGAGTGGCAGCTCGAGCTTGTGGTCTTGTTAGTTTGATACCTTCCAAG ATTGCTGAGATCCTTAAAGATCGTCCATCTTGGTTTCGTGACTGTCGAAGCCAAGAGATTTTCACTATTTTTCCTGCTGGAAATGGAGGGACCATCGAGCTCTTACATACACAG ACATATGCACCGACTACTCTGGCTCCAGCTCGTGATTTTTGGACTCTAAGATACACAACCTCATTGGAGAATGGTAGCCTCGTG CATTTGAAGGTATGTGAGACATCACTTTCTGGTACTGGGGCTGGGCCATCTGCAGCTGCTGCATCACAATTTATCAGAGCTGAAATGCTTCCGTCTGGATATTTGATTCGGCCTTGTGAGGATGGAGGGTCAATTATGCACATCGTAGATCACCTTAATCTCCAG GCATGGAGCGTGCCAGAAGTATTGCGGCCGCTTTATGAATCATCAAAAGTTGTGGCGCAGAAAATGACAATCTCG GCGCTAAGATATGTTCGGCAGATAGCCCAGGAGACAAGTGGGGAAGTAGTATATGGTCTCGGTCGGCAGCCTGCTGTTTTGCGGACCTTCACCCAGAGATTAAGCAG AGGCTTTAATGATGCTATTAACGGATTCAATGATGACGGGTGGTCGATATTAAATTGTGATGGTGCTGAAGATGTAGTAGTTGCCACTAATTCAGCCAAGAATCTAACTACTGCAAGTGTTCTCTGTGTAAAAGCATCTATGCTGCTTCAG AATGTCCCTCCAGCTGTGCTAATTCGCTTTTTGAGGGAGCATCGATCAGAGTGGGCGGACTTCAATGTTGATGCCTATGCTGCCATGTCATTGAAGTCACGTGCATGCTCATATCCTAAAATGAGGCCGACGAGATTCACCGGAACCCAAATAATCATGCCTTTGGGTCAAACGATTGAACATGAAGAG ATGCTTGAAGTTGTTCGTTTGGAAGGCCACTCGCTTACTCATGAGGATGCTTTTTCATCCAGGGACGTTCATCTTCTACAG ATGTGCAGTGGGGTTGATGAGAATTCTGTGGGAGCCTGCTCGGAGCTTATTTTTGCACCCATTGACGAGATGTTTCCAGATGATGCACCGCTGCTGCCTTCTGGTTTCCGCATAATCCCACTTGATTCAAAATCA GGCGACTCACGTGATTTATTGGCCTCGCACAAGACACTAGATTTGACATCGAGCCTCGAAGTTGGCCCAACAGCCAGCCATGGTGCAGAAAATGCAGGGTCATCTTACAATGCACGATCAGTGTTGACTATTGCTTTCCAATTCCAATTCGAGAGCAATTTACATGACAATGTTGCCACAATGGCTCGTCAGTATGTCCGTAGCGTGATCTCCTCAGTGCAGAGGGTTGCCACAGCCATTTATCCATCGGGGTTGAGCCCAACAGCCGGGCCAAAGGTGTCTCCGGTCTCTCCTGAAGCTCAAACGCTCGCACATTGGATATGCCAGAGCTTTAG CTTCCATATGGGAACCGAGTTGCTAAGATCCGAATCTACAGGCGGCGGCTCAGTATTGAAGACGCTTTGGCATCACCAGGATGCCATCTTATGCTGCTCCATGAAG GCTCTGCCAGTTTTTGTATTTGCGAATCAGGCTGGGCTCGACATGCTGGAGACAACGCTGGTTTCTCTGCAAGACATCGCATTAGATAAGATATTTGATGACTCTGGTCGCAAAGCATTGTTCTTGGAATTCGCTAAGATCATGCAAGAG GGATTTGCTTGCTTACCTGGTGGCATTTGCACGTCAACAATGGGGCGGCATGTCTCGTACGAACAAGCCATCGCGTGGAAGGTCTTTGTGGAAGAAGAGAGCTCCTCCGTCCACTGCCTTGCTCTCTCTTTTGTCAACTGGTCATTCATTTGA